The genomic DNA AGAATTGACTCGTTTCAACATGTAATGATTGTATCATCATCTCTCAAGTCTCTGTGTTTTATGTATAAGCATAACCCAACTTGATTTAGACTTTTTAGTTAACTAAACtatttaagatttaattaattaaaattgataGAATCTTTACAGGACCGCGTAATATTTACGATctgacttttatttatttaattaagaaaaaaaagaaacaaaaaaaagccgCACGTGTATGGCTCGCGTCAACCTCACGCGATATGTCAAGTAAATCTGAACCCTTGAATAAATTGTAAAAGGATACAAATCCAACGGCTGAAGAAGAGTAATAATTTTTGAATACGCAACCCTAGATCTATAAAAATTGAACTCTCCACTCGCTTAACTCTGCAACACACACTTGCTCGCtctcaaatcaaaatttgtGTATCTCTTCCAATAGAACCATCATGTCGGACGACGAGCACCACTTCGAATCAAGCGACGCCGGAGCTTCTAAGACTTATCCTCAACAAGCCGGTAACATCCGTAAAGGTGGTCACATCGTCATCAAGGGACGTCCCTGCAaggttttttttgctttctctttcgttttgattaatattttaatatcttcCTGGATTGTATTAGGTCACCCTGATCGTTGTGATGTTTGAGGTTTAGTGATTTGGAATTGTGTTCTGGTGTGTTTAGTTCTGAGAgagatctctgttttttttttgttttgggtaatTATGGCTTAAATAGGGTTTTGAATTTGCTTGATTCAATTGTTATAGGTTTAGTGCTTAGTGCTTAGAACTGTTTTTGAAGTTATGATTATTTTGGAATTGGTTAATTGAATTGGTGCTTTTGCGTTgggttttataataatatatataggtgGTTGAGGTATCAACTTCAAAGACTGGGAAGCACGGTCACGCCAAATGTCACTTTGTTGCCATTGATATCTTCACTTCTAAGAAGCTCGAAGATATCGTTCCTTCTTCCCACAATTGTGATGTGCGTCCTGTGATGATCCCTTCCCATTGAATTTATGTgttttaagtttgtaattttttactctaattctgtttctttttggcAGGTTCCACATGTGAACCGTGTTGATTACCAGTTGATTGATATCTCTGAAGATGGCTTTGTATGTGACACTCGTTCTTTTTTAGTCCAGCTTTGTGTGTTTTGCCTTTGTTCATATGCTTAAAATGAATgggttttgttctttgattACATTACAGGTTAGTCTACTTACTGATAATGGTAGCACTAAGGATGATCTGAAGCTGCCAACAGATGAAGCTTTGCTCACTCAGCTCAAGAATGGATTTGAGGAGGGCAAGGATATTGTTGTTTCTGTAATGTCTGCAATGGGAGAGGAGCAGATGTGTGCTCTCAAGGAAGTTGGTCCCAAGTAATAATGAAGTAATCATTTTGTCTTGACAGAGTCGAATGTTTTTTAAGAACAAAatttggtactttttttttttttgtcttcttagtTATTTAAGCCCATGTGTTTTCATGTACGGCACTTACATCTCTATCTTActattggttttggttgtggAGAAGTTACTGTTGTTGACAGTTCCAAACCGACTGTTATACTCCCTATGTGCAATGTCATATTTTTAGATCCTTAAGGGGCCTATGTCATTTTTGATTGTGGGTATGTCAATATACTTgtgatctctctcttttaagtAAGTTGTCACTAACTGTTCGAATACTAATGGAGGAAGTTTCATCAACTTGTGTTAGTGACAAATCCCAAAGAGTGAACTCGTGCTTGATCTGAAATTTCAATATTATTGTTCAAATGAAGTTAAATGTTTGAAAACCAAGTTTTGCTTGTGGTAAGGATTAAGGTTGTAATGGCATTTCGATCTTAAACCTTAACAATGCGTAGCTCGTATTGCACAATTGCCAATAGTGGATTATGCCTTCAACCGATATTTTCAACCGTTTAGCAGTCAGCTAAATCTTACagaaattaaacaattcaaTACATAAGAATTATTACAAATTGACGATTTGTCATTCACGTTTGTTGAAATAacgttttagtttttttaaaaggtttgttgaaataaacaatttaacaaaaatatatctatatatataaagttaactttactcacttctccttctttcACATCAGCATCCacttaatcaattttttttacataaaaaaaatattatttttaatatccatttattgcatatttattaattataatttataatagtaaaaaataaataaaaaatgaattaactaaaattaattaaattttaaaatagtataaacaataattaatcttttagtaaataataaaataatactataaatttgttttagtaataatgttattattaaaattataaccaaaaaatgattgtaTTCAAAACTTAGAATggattaatgagttttagaatgtaagtaagattttcaTGCAAGGTGGAgttaaaaaacaagttatgtaattgaatttataaaaatctaaacatgaaaataaaattgaagtgaaacattaatttctaagaaacatataccataaagatgtattattaaattttacttataagaaagaaaacattaattacttaacttaatttaacttaaaatttttgatCTAAACCAAATACATTGTAAGgggcacatttttttttgggaaaactatgaaaaagaattttgaaaaaaaatactttatctaaaaaaacaaaatcagtggtcagaaaatatagaaaaaatgatatgcaaACTGTTACAAAAAgtgacatgtgatttgtgtagcatatctcataaggtatattatcaactggagctacaattttataacatgatataaaacatatataacaaatataacatatatatatatatctaatgcTTTTAACCTaaaacattggcaaaaacaacatatttaaagtacactatgtttttttttttaaagacgaagctggggttgcatcacaaaattaacatatgtaaataacatatgagattttagaaaaatatgtagctTGGATTAatgaatagatattcattgtggggtttaaatgtttcatcatttaagAATTGTTGACTTCGTCTGAAATTTTATTATGGCAGATGGtgcatttggacaacctcattgtagcgacatagcagtaaaactgttcatgaaactttgtatattcgcatttaatgtaggatattaatatgtttaaatggtctctataattaggtctacgatc from Camelina sativa cultivar DH55 chromosome 7, Cs, whole genome shotgun sequence includes the following:
- the LOC104701570 gene encoding eukaryotic translation initiation factor 5A-3; this translates as MSDDEHHFESSDAGASKTYPQQAGNIRKGGHIVIKGRPCKVVEVSTSKTGKHGHAKCHFVAIDIFTSKKLEDIVPSSHNCDVPHVNRVDYQLIDISEDGFVSLLTDNGSTKDDLKLPTDEALLTQLKNGFEEGKDIVVSVMSAMGEEQMCALKEVGPK